The sequence below is a genomic window from Acropora palmata chromosome 5, jaAcrPala1.3, whole genome shotgun sequence.
ATTCTCCAACTGGACAGTCCTCAGAGCGGGAAGCTGATATGACCAATGTCTAGCCTGTTCCAGGCTCTCGCtctggaattcaagttttggTTCTTGTTAATTTTCCAGAGCTAAAAAAATGTGTAATAACTTTGCCACGCTCATGCCCTGTCGCTGTTATTTTGACGCTGTTaatagacagagtaaaatctaagtgccctgagcgctcattcacaagttaaggggttaaggaTTTCCGTATTGATGTCGGCTGTCaaaactgaccaatcagaggGTATACCAGGAGCTGGTATACCGGAAATGCTCACAGGCTCCGCAAAAccgtaaaataataatagaaaagCGCAAAACCGAAATAACTTTCGATCAAAACCGAAAACCCTAAAAAAATCCGAGAACACGTTCAGGCGGTTGAGGTTATTGAAGCGCATATTTTCCGGAGAGAAATCGGAAAAACACCGAACAGCATCTAATGGCAAATCCGAAAACCCGGTGTTATTTTTGCCGGAAACCGAGGGCGAAATAGAACAGAAACCCCAAACCCAAATGGTcaccaaaaccgaaaaaccgaaaaaccgatcTAAAAAATGGCCGGAACCACAAAACCGAAAATCCTAATGCCCCAAAATTATGTTATAATAGAGGGAAACTCTTTGAGTACAGTATCTATCAACTATTTAACCTTCTTAAGTTTTCATACAATTGATTTCACACTGGATTTTTACTGTAGTTAGTCCGGCTAATGTCTCAGTCGATTTAATAAAATACTGACGATATGTGTTCCTTTTGAATAGATTATTATAATCTTTTAGATATGAAAGCCTTTGATAATATTTAAGATACGCACGTGAAGCCACTTGATACGAAGTGCTCTtctttgattggttaagagcactACGTTCAGTTAATGCATGCATAGAATTAATTAAAAGTGATATTgaataatacaaaaataatattattcaggATTTTTGGCATTAAAAACACTTTGTTCAAAACTCAAGGACAACGTTGCCTGTCTCTCTGAGTGCCCATTGCTCATTTAACAACAACACACTTTTAAGTAAGTCCGGGAAAGTATCTTCAGACCAAGATGGTATGTGcagttatttctttgttttatatatatatatatctgactgaacATTTTCGTTTTGGTCGTTATTTGGAGATATGTTTCTGTATTGTTAGTTATGAATAAAGATGTAGTGTGTGTGGAATTCTGATTTTATTGTGAAAATTTCGATAGCAGAAAGTATGCCGCTCTGATGTTGGTTTGAGttcattccaaaaaaacattcagTTCTCTTTTAGTCGGGATATTTGGATCTTAATGCTAAAAACGCCAAGGAACGGGCTGAAGGGAAATTTTCATGAGATGAAGAAACTGAAATGTATATAATTAGAATTTAATATAGACCATTTAAAAGTTCGTACAGGAAAATGATTTCCCGGTCAGTTTTAGTAATTCCCTACTTGACACTATTCTTTGAAAATTCAGTTGCGATCCTGTGCATTTTTTATGTAGCGTGAGTGTATTTCCATTCATGTTGGCCAAGCCGGATGCCAAATCGGTAACGCTTGCTGGGAGCTGTACTGCTTAGAGCATGGTATCCAGCCTGATGGACAGATGCCCAGCGACAAGACCATTGGTTATGGCGATGACTCCTTTAATACATTTTTTAGCGAGACAGGATCAGGAAAGCATGTTCCACGAGCCATCTTTGTTGATCTAGAACCAACAGTTATAGGTGTGTGATATTGGCGTGAAAGCGACATATAGTTTAAATGACACATAAGTAAAATTGCGAACGGTCGTCTGCATGGTgttgaattattttcattgaCTTCTCTGGcacgctgaaaaaaaaaggggtaTTGGAAGTGAAGGTGGCGGAGAAGTCAGTCATTGTAACAGAAACCAATTTTGGtctaaaataacaaagaatgaatgaaaacgaaagatCGAATTTAATTTGCTCATCAGCATGCATAATTTTAACATGAATGGAACATACAATTTTCTCTAATTAAAACATCAGAGGGCAGTGGCGTAGATGATTCAATTGAGGCCTTCAGCTACTGTTAGTTttagtttaaatttaattccaaGCTTTCGCTGAAATTAAAACTATTAGTAGCTCAAGGCCTCAATTGAATCATCTACCTTTTCCGAAATGCTCGTATTGCCTCACAACTTcaaacatttataaaatatcAGAGTATCAGAGCTTATCCTACACAATTTTGGAAGATTTTCAGTCACGTAtacttacaaaaaaaaatacaagattTTCTTATCAAAATGCTTCCTAATTCATCGACACAAAAATGTCTAAACGTGGTAGATGTTTTTATTTACACTTATCAACAAGATCCTTGGGAACCAAAACTTCGATGGAAGTATTTATCTTGTGTTATGTAAATAGCTTTTTTCGCCTCCGGAAAGTAATAAAAGTTACATAGCGTTATTTAATCTTTGTATTATATTGTGTGAGGATATAATCATTAATTATGATCACATTTGTAAGATTAAAATAGCTTTCCGGTAAAATAACAAGAACTCTTTCGGTAGGAAAAtttctccttttttatttcagatgaAGTCCGTACAGGAACTTATCGCCAATTATTTCACCCCGAACAACTGGTCACTGGCAAAGAGGATGCTGCTAATAATTATGCTCGCGGGCACTACACTGTCGGCAAAGAGCATATTGACTTAGTCCTCGATAAAACACGAAAACTGGTTGGTGGACTTTTATATTGAAATAGCATATTGGATTCAATGTACATGAAAACCCATATCACAAATGGTGGgcgtgcaaaaaaaaaaaaactaagcGAAGCGATGCAATGTGATGTTCCTTCAAACACTTTGGTAAAACTGCTTCTTTTTCTGTAGGCGGACCAATGCACAGGTCTCCAGGGATTTCTAATCTTCCATTCCTTTGGGGGTGGTACAGGGTCAGGCCTTACATCTCTCCTCATGGAACGCCTCTCAGTCGACTATGGCAAGAAATCCAAATTGCAGTTTGCGATTTACCCTGCTCCCCAGGTTTCCACTGCGGTAGTGGAACCTTACAACTCCATCCTTACTACTCACACCACCCTGGAGCATTCCGACTGCGCCTTTATGGTTGATAACGAGGCTATTTACGATATTTGCCGTCGGAACCTTGACATCGATCGGCCAAGTTACACCAATCTGAACCGCCTCATTGGTCAGATTGTATCCTCCATTACAGCCTCGCTTCGTTTCGACGGCGCTTTGAACGTGGATTTGACAGAATTTCAGGTAGGAAGGTCATTTTTACTTGGTCTTCCTGTGGATGATCTTGACTCTAAGAAATGTCGACTTTTCTTCTCAGTGCttcttcaataaaaaaaatcagttcATCCATCAGTTTGTTTAGGCCAGATTCAGTCGGAGTCCAGCGAGCCGTCTACACAAACTCTTGACACTGAGCCACGCTGTCTATGCTTGACTATATGGAATATCAGTCTTGTCCTATCACTGTCTCCTATTTTAGGATTCTTTATGCACATATTAACATTTAAACGTGATACTGTACTTTAATACTATTCGTATATGTCGTCCTTATACTGTTCGTATAATTTAAGAATCAGGTACACTAGTCATAAGCGCAACGCTCAAAGATGCCAGGCGAGTTTTATTAACTGAAGCATTAGTTGCAAACATAAGTTTTAGAGAACATCATGTCTATACAACTCTAGCATTTTCATGTACATagtaatttcaaataatttttaaatttccccTAATTTATGTgcagttttctttgtcaatTTATTGCAGTTATACTGGAAAGCTGCAGATGATTCAGCTGTATACCTGTAAATCTATGCGCAATAAACTATGTATCTATATTTAATGAGTTTGTTTTCCCTTCAGACCAACTTGGTACCATATCCACGCATCCATTTTCCATTAGCTACTTACGCTCCAGTGATCTCCGCCGAGAAGGCTTACCATGAACAATTGAGCGTTTCTGAAATCACCAATGCCTGCTTTGAACCAGCCAATCAGATGGTGAAATGTGATCCGCGTCACGGCAAATACATGGCCTGTTGTTTGCTGTTCCGAGGTGACGTGGTACCGAAAGATGTGAATGCTGCCATTGCGAGCATCAAGACTAAGAGGACGATACAGTTTGTAGATTGGTGTCCAACTGGATTCAAGGTAATGATGGAATTCCAGTGTTCCATgagggcaaaaaaaaaaaaagaaaataattaaataaaaataaaaatttaaaacgcAAGGAGAGTCGTGCTAGTGGAAGCTTTCTTCAAATAAAGTCATCTTCGTGGTTTTCTTTCAACATCCTCGCGAACAGTTTAGTGAAGACTAGGCTGTCGGGATGCAAAAGCGTTAGTTGAAGGTGAAATCAAGCATAAAACTCCTTCTTTAGAATTTTGCTTGGTTTAGTGACTCAACTATGCAGATATCATGCGATCGTAAGCGACAGAATTAATTATGCGACATGATAGTTTGGTTTTCACGACTGGTTGTTGAAAATATGTTTACAAGAGATGACAGAGTTCAGTTCCCACTTGTTTTATATAGAAACAACTGGTAGCGAGGCAGTAACAGATGGATGTAGTTTTGACTCTAGTGAGAACGCAAGGATTCTCTTGCACTGACCAAGTGGTGaatttcagttatttttttcgGCTCTGTAGGTTGGGATTAACTACCAGCCCCCCACTGTCGTTCCTGGAGGCGACCTGGCCAAGGTTCAAAGGGCAGTGTGCATGCTGAGTAACACTACAGCTATCGCAGAGGCCTGGGCCCGCCTCGATCATAAGTTTGATTTGATGTATGCCAAGCGTGCGTTCGTCCATTGGTACGTCGGTGAGGGAATGGAGGAAGGAGAGTTTTCTGAGGCTCGTGAAGATCTAGCTGCACTGGAGAAGGATTATGAAGAAGTTGGCGTTGAATCACTGGATggagaagaagacgaagacaACGAATATTGAGacgcttttgtttttcgagtgaaggaaaagaaagattaaAGATTTTTGTTTAACACTCACCAAATATCTTCAACGCAGTCAAATAAAAGCGATAGTTAAACTCTGGTCAACTTTACGTAATTCCCAAGTGTAGTAGTTAGTATCATAGTATAATGTTAAAACTGAATTAGGTAGTGCGACATAAGAGGGTAGCAAAGGGGGGTCATGATCCGAGGCTCGTGTCACGCAAAAGTTTTGACAAATTCAATGTGTCATGTGCGTTGTAAACGAATTAATTATAAGATACAAACTCGAGTAACACAAAAAGTACAACCAATGGCGACGGCGGCGTCCAGTCTGCTCATGTCCTTCAGATCCTACGGTTTCTTTTGttcactttaaaaaaaagtgtcaaaTTATCGATTTTCACGAAGAGTTCTCGAGGCCCGCTCGTCTTACAAGGTTAGTCGcaaatattacactttcctcGAATGTGCTGGTTTAAACGCCGAGCTTCCTATAATGTAATCAGTTTACAATCGGACGGTTAGagaaaccaatcacaataaaACTGCATTTTAAATGAACCAGTCAAAAACATCAATACAATCGCCATGGCGACGACAGCTAGGCCTCGAAAACcgaaattttgaacaaaattttccGAATTCACCTGCATTTTGTGTAATATTTAAGTGTAATATTTAGGGTTAATCGGTAATAGGACTTTGAGTCATCCAATTCTGTCTGTGATTACCAAATCGGACTTTCGCTTGCATCGCGGTGGTCCAATTTTGTTAAATCACTCGTATAATTAGGTAACTGGATGACACGAAGTCCTACATTACAAATCACGCGCCACATGCACAACTGGATTCACGGATCACGTTCCTTTACTTAATTTGGGAATTTTTACGCGTCACGCGCGtataggctgatttagcaagaggACGGTAACGTCACTTCACAGCGGCGCGCACAGAGTAAAAAGCCAAAcatggtcaaattagaacagGATCCAGACTTCTTCTGCGCCTTTTCACGTCTTGTTGCTAAATCACGCGTCACGTATAAACACTTTGCTATCCTCATTAAAGGTATGAGATTAATTATTGTCAATTTCACAGCTTTCAAAGAAGCTGTCATGGCTATAGGGTAATCCCGGTTTGTGAAGAGGTTTACAGTTTGTCTGAAAAAATGGTCCTGTTTGTGCATGCACTGCAATGTTGCAAACACGTTGCGTGCATGCATATCATATAGCGCATGCCGTGCACGCCTCCATCTGCGTCATCAACCGCAAATTAATCAAATCTAATAACGAACCGGTTACGTTGTTTGAAAGTTGACTTGAAATGAAActcagaaattctgaaaatgTGGATTGTATTAATTGTGGTGTATTAATTCTCTGAACCCGCGAAGTACTGAAAACATGAGCAGATTACCTGACTTCAGATAGACACGATGTCTAAACACACtgatcagtttttttttttttttactatttgtTAACTTGTTCTCGATTAACCCCATCAATACGATGTTCATTAGAGCGGTCAAAAGATAGAGGAAATATTTTCTAGGTTAGAAACAACTAGATTtagttttcctatttttgggAACCAAAAAACCCTGTCTTAAGTTAGTGCTAGTAATAGCTTGAACTACGAAATGAAGGTTACACTAAAAATAGAGAGAAATGCAGCAGAGATATGATTTTGTTAAGCCAAACTGCTTTGCTACCTGGAGCAATTTACAATTAAATACAATTATCATGAATCTACGTCAACTTGCCGGATTGAACGTAAAGAGGTAGCTGTAGCAACGACACTGTTAAGACAAACTCTCACCTTATGTACTAAACCCTTTTCACTTTCTGTACCTGTGGAAAGATTTCAACGGGTAAGTTGAGATATTCTATTCCAAGCTAAATTTTTGAATAACTTGAATCTAAATAAttaaacattttgattttccagCGAGTGGGATGTTTGAATGACAAACAAAGCTTAGTCAGTCTAGTGGACAAGAATAGATGAATATATGAAAAGGCTTCAGTAACTGGACTTTGGAAATTTGGTCGCTTAATAAAGAGATATGTTGGGTTGCAAAGATATACATTGGCTGAAGTGAGCACGAAACGCAAAAAAAGTGACACTCAAGGTATCTTTAAGGACAAATACTAGTTACTTTATATTGAGCTACGGGTCAATGCTCAAAactgataaaatgaaaaggtGATAGATGTCCTCTCAAGGATTAATACaaatctttgcttttctttattgttatattaaaGGATTTAAGTCTTCTTTTCTTAACTTCACAAAACTCGAGTAATTTATAGCCAGATTGCTTCGGTTGCTATATCAAAACTTCCCGTGGCTTCGCACGTCATCAAGTGAAGCATGATATTCGTCTTCTTTCTTAAAACCACAAGAGAACAACAAAGAGTACTTAATTGCAGCTGAAACAGCGCTATGAATACTTTTTACGTGGAAATAAAGCATGTTGTTTTCACATGACCATGATTATAAGCTATTACAAAGgttggtttgtttttcctgTGATAGACAATAAAGCATATTTTTGAACTCCCCTAAGTTCACCAAATTGCATCCCATATAAGCTCGGAATTTTTTCTCGGCGCCATAACCACGATATATTCACGTGTAATTAGATATATTGGTTAATAACCGCCCTAGAGAACTCACTGAGAAAAGAGAAGGCCACTATATATTGAGGATTAAGATCAAGCAAAGTCTTCACATTGAAAGTGCATAATAATGAAGAACTGAGGCTTGTAATATCTGATATTGTGCCTGAAACAAACGACAGTCGAACAAAATTGTTAGAGTTACCGACTTTCACATGCATCACGATTGCATTGGATGGTGGAGTGTTATGTTCTTCTGACTCTGAGGACACGAGGTAATCGTCTGTCGTCTGAGGATTTGTTTCTTAAGTTTatttagcatttttttgtagCCTATCGGTTTAGCGGATTAATCTGCAACCATCATTAGTTTCTCATTCGGGCAAAGAGGCATGGGTGAATTAAGAAGGTTCAAAGTACTTCTGATTATAGTGAAgctaaaatcaaaattaatggcaCGAGATCCATTTGGGGGAAATCACTGTCTGTAAGCCCACTCAGTAATGATTGACTAGTTTCAGTCATATAACTGTTTGTCATCTTCTAAATTTGCCCACACAAGGCTTAACTGGCTTAATCTAATTGATTTTAACATAAACCATAGTTAGCATATGCACAAACCTTATCATCCTCTTAGTCTTCTGATACCACCCTCCCCTCCCAAGATTTCTGGTAATGGCGACTATGGTAGTAGGTCGTTTCGCTAACGAGTCGTTTCGCCAACGAAAGCGAGACGATTCGCCAACGTGTTCGGTCTCATTGCCTAGACTCTATGTGGCATACTGTCATGAAATTCAAGTGAATAGGGctccctaaccctaactaaGAGTAAAGTAAAGATGCATTTCGTCCTCATAATGTTATGGTTTCAGCGATCGCGACACATTCTTCACTATGGAAAGCGCTCAGTCTTCAGGGACT
It includes:
- the LOC141880647 gene encoding tubulin alpha-1A chain-like, with the translated sequence MRECISIHVGQAGCQIGNACWELYCLEHGIQPDGQMPSDKTIGYGDDSFNTFFSETGSGKHVPRAIFVDLEPTVIDEVRTGTYRQLFHPEQLVTGKEDAANNYARGHYTVGKEHIDLVLDKTRKLADQCTGLQGFLIFHSFGGGTGSGLTSLLMERLSVDYGKKSKLQFAIYPAPQVSTAVVEPYNSILTTHTTLEHSDCAFMVDNEAIYDICRRNLDIDRPSYTNLNRLIGQIVSSITASLRFDGALNVDLTEFQTNLVPYPRIHFPLATYAPVISAEKAYHEQLSVSEITNACFEPANQMVKCDPRHGKYMACCLLFRGDVVPKDVNAAIASIKTKRTIQFVDWCPTGFKVGINYQPPTVVPGGDLAKVQRAVCMLSNTTAIAEAWARLDHKFDLMYAKRAFVHWYVGEGMEEGEFSEAREDLAALEKDYEEVGVESLDGEEDEDNEY